Proteins encoded within one genomic window of Physeter macrocephalus isolate SW-GA unplaced genomic scaffold, ASM283717v5 random_326, whole genome shotgun sequence:
- the LOC102986820 gene encoding sperm mitochondrial-associated cysteine-rich protein isoform X3: MDAQGCCTDCSSPCRKQGASRPQDCCWTCAEACDCPLPSPAHCLDACCPQPAGSDWAPHCPRCCPLCDCACACQLPDCQSLNCLCFEIKLR; this comes from the exons ATGGAC GCCCAGGGCTGCTGCACAGACTGCAGCTCCCCCTGCAGGAAGCAAGGCGCCTCCAGGCCCCAAGACTGTTGCTGGACCTGCGCAGAAGCCTGTGACTGccctctgcccagcccagcccactgcCTGGATGCCTGCTGCCCCCAGCCCGCCGGATCT GATTGGGCCCCTCACTGCCCTCGCTGCTGCCCGCTCTGTGACTGTGCCTGTGCGTGCCAGCTTCCTGACTGCCAGAGCCTCAACTGTCTCTGCTTTGAGATCAAGCTCCGATGA
- the LOC102986820 gene encoding keratin-associated protein 10-10 isoform X1: MDASSSPWNPPPAPVSSPSLLLPIPAIVVLAVGIYLLLLGLVLLSRHCLLAQGCCTDCSSPCRKQGASRPQDCCWTCAEACDCPLPSPAHCLDACCPQPAGSDWAPHCPRCCPLCDCACACQLPDCQSLNCLCFEIKLR; encoded by the exons ATGGAC GCCTCCTCTAGCCCGTGGAATCCACCCCCGGCTCCCGTCAGCAGCCCCTCCCTGCTGCTCCCCATCCCTGCCATTGTCGTCCTCGCTGTGGGCATCTATTTGTTGCTGCTGGGCCTAGTGCTGCTGAGTAGGCACTGCCTGCTG GCCCAGGGCTGCTGCACAGACTGCAGCTCCCCCTGCAGGAAGCAAGGCGCCTCCAGGCCCCAAGACTGTTGCTGGACCTGCGCAGAAGCCTGTGACTGccctctgcccagcccagcccactgcCTGGATGCCTGCTGCCCCCAGCCCGCCGGATCT GATTGGGCCCCTCACTGCCCTCGCTGCTGCCCGCTCTGTGACTGTGCCTGTGCGTGCCAGCTTCCTGACTGCCAGAGCCTCAACTGTCTCTGCTTTGAGATCAAGCTCCGATGA
- the LOC102986820 gene encoding keratin-associated protein 10-10 isoform X2 has protein sequence MASSSPWNPPPAPVSSPSLLLPIPAIVVLAVGIYLLLLGLVLLSRHCLLAQGCCTDCSSPCRKQGASRPQDCCWTCAEACDCPLPSPAHCLDACCPQPAGSDWAPHCPRCCPLCDCACACQLPDCQSLNCLCFEIKLR, from the exons atg GCCTCCTCTAGCCCGTGGAATCCACCCCCGGCTCCCGTCAGCAGCCCCTCCCTGCTGCTCCCCATCCCTGCCATTGTCGTCCTCGCTGTGGGCATCTATTTGTTGCTGCTGGGCCTAGTGCTGCTGAGTAGGCACTGCCTGCTG GCCCAGGGCTGCTGCACAGACTGCAGCTCCCCCTGCAGGAAGCAAGGCGCCTCCAGGCCCCAAGACTGTTGCTGGACCTGCGCAGAAGCCTGTGACTGccctctgcccagcccagcccactgcCTGGATGCCTGCTGCCCCCAGCCCGCCGGATCT GATTGGGCCCCTCACTGCCCTCGCTGCTGCCCGCTCTGTGACTGTGCCTGTGCGTGCCAGCTTCCTGACTGCCAGAGCCTCAACTGTCTCTGCTTTGAGATCAAGCTCCGATGA
- the ALDOA gene encoding fructose-bisphosphate aldolase A, whose amino-acid sequence MPHQYPALTPEQKKELSDIAHRIVAPGKGILAADESTGSIAKRLQSIGTENTEENRRFYRQLLLTADDRVNPCIGGVILFHETLYQKTDDGRPFPQVIKAKGGVVGIKVDKGVVPLAGTNGETTTQGLDGLSERCAQYKKDGADFAKWRCVLKIGEHTPSTLAIKENANVLARYASICQQNGIVPIVEPEILPDGDHDLKRCQYVTEKVLAAVYKALSDHHVYLEGTLLKPNMVTPGHACTHKYSHEEIAMATVTALRRTVPPAVPGITFLSGGQSEEEASINLSAINKCHLLKPWALTFSYGRALQASALKAWGGKKENLKAAQEEYVKRALANSLACQGKYTPSSKAGAAASESLFISNHAY is encoded by the exons ATGCCCCACCAATACCCAGCACTCACCCCGGAGCAGAAGAAGGAGCTCTCTGACATTGCTCACCGGATCGTGGCTCCGGGCAAGGGCATCCTGGCTGCAGATGAGTCCACCG GGAGCATTGCCAAGCGACTGCAGTCCATTGGCACCGAGAACACCGAGGAGAACCGGCGCTTCTACCGCCAACTGCTGCTGACTGCCGACGACCGCGTGAATCCCTGCATTGGGGGAGTCATCCTCTTTCATGAGACGCTCTACCAGAAGACAGATGATGGGCGTCCCTTCCCCCAAGTTATCAAAGCCAAGGGCGGTGTTGTGGGCATCAAG GTAGACAAGGGTGTGGTACCCCTGGCAGGAACAAACGGCGAGACAACCACCCAAG GGCTGGATGGGCTGTCGGAGCGCTGTGCCCAGTACAAGAAGGATGGAGCTGACTTTGCCAAGTGGCGTTGTGTGCTGAAGATAGGGGAACACACCCCGTCCACCCTCGCCATCAAGGAAAACGCCAACGTCCTGGCCCGTTACGCCAGCATCTGCCAGCAG AATGGCATTGTGCCCATCGTGGAGCCCGAGATCCTCCCTGATGGGGACCATGACTTGAAACGCTGTCAGTATGTAACCGAGAAG GTGCTGGCTGCTGTCTACAAGGCTCTGAGTGACCACCACGTCTACCTGGAGGGCACCTTGCTGAAGCCCAATATGGTAACCCCAGGCCACGCCTGCACCCATAAATATTCTCACGAGGAGATTGCCATGGCAACTGTCACAGCGCTGCGTCGCACAGTGCCCCCCGCTGTCCCTG GGATCACCTTCCTATCTGGAGGCCAGAGTGAGGAGGAGGCATCTATCAACCTTAGCGCCATCAACAAATGCCACCTGCTGAAGCCGTGGGCCCTGACCTTCTCTTATGGCCGAGCCCTGCAGGCCTCTGCCCTGAAGGCCTGGGGTGGAAAGAAAGAGAACCTGAAGGCTGCCCAGGAAGAATACGTCAAGCGAGCCCTG GCCAACAGCCTTGCCTGCCAAGGAAAGTACACCCCAAGTAGTAAGGCGGGGGCTGCAGCCAGTGAGTCCCTCTTCATCTCTAACCATGCCTACTAA